A DNA window from Atribacterota bacterium contains the following coding sequences:
- a CDS encoding zinc ribbon domain-containing protein produces MPTYEYQCKECGCTFEKFQSITAKPLQKCPKCNGEVFRLISKNGSFILKGSGYYSTDNRRSHIPKEAKNSTSKTIKNVSGKDNIKEEKAASAAKTKKESSNA; encoded by the coding sequence ATGCCAACTTATGAATATCAATGCAAAGAATGTGGTTGTACATTTGAAAAATTTCAGTCCATTACTGCGAAGCCACTGCAAAAATGTCCAAAATGCAATGGTGAAGTATTTAGACTAATCAGTAAAAATGGTAGTTTTATATTAAAGGGAAGCGGTTATTACAGCACAGATAACAGGAGAAGCCATATTCCAAAAGAAGCTAAGAATTCTACCAGCAAAACAATTAAAAATGTCTCTGGAAAGGATAATATTAAAGAAGAAAAGGCAGCATCTGCAGCAAAGACAAAAAAAGAATCTTCTAATGCTTAA
- a CDS encoding patatin-like phospholipase family protein: protein MYRKRFKIGLALGGGGARGLAHVGVIRILEKEGIPIDIIVGTSAGSVVGAYYALWKNSQELKTIAIKIANKLNQYSKYFDFNKYQAEGDRKQKLPWRRLTEFIRKGYFLHTELNKVCLNDGLYMEKVLGEIFSEYSFHETKIPFRAIAADLISGKETVLNEGRLTKAIMASCAIPGIFPPVQYNNQLLVDGGIIDNVPVEPVKKAGTDFVIASDINRDIKRKNKYNNAIDILIRSDLITSKALRRIQLEKSDFVISPEINHIDWWDFSKPEICIELGEEAARRTVNKLKSMLRKNKLKNSWKKLIIKH, encoded by the coding sequence TTGTATAGAAAGCGTTTTAAAATTGGATTAGCTTTAGGCGGAGGTGGCGCAAGGGGACTTGCCCATGTTGGAGTTATCCGGATTTTAGAAAAAGAAGGAATACCAATTGATATCATTGTCGGAACCTCGGCTGGATCGGTAGTTGGCGCTTATTATGCATTATGGAAAAATAGTCAGGAATTAAAAACGATTGCTATAAAAATTGCAAATAAATTGAATCAATATAGTAAATACTTTGATTTTAATAAGTACCAGGCAGAGGGAGATAGGAAACAAAAATTACCATGGAGAAGATTGACTGAATTTATAAGAAAAGGTTATTTCCTGCATACCGAGTTAAATAAAGTATGTCTAAATGATGGATTGTATATGGAAAAGGTATTAGGTGAAATATTTAGCGAATATTCTTTTCATGAAACTAAAATACCTTTTAGAGCCATAGCTGCTGACCTGATTAGCGGAAAAGAGACAGTTTTAAATGAAGGTCGATTAACAAAAGCTATAATGGCAAGTTGCGCAATACCTGGTATTTTCCCACCTGTACAATATAATAATCAATTATTGGTTGATGGGGGAATTATTGATAATGTACCTGTTGAACCTGTTAAAAAGGCAGGGACTGATTTTGTCATTGCCTCAGATATTAATAGAGATATCAAAAGAAAAAACAAATATAACAATGCAATTGACATATTAATACGTTCTGATTTAATTACATCAAAAGCTTTAAGGAGAATACAACTGGAAAAATCAGATTTTGTCATATCTCCCGAAATTAACCACATTGATTGGTGGGATTTTAGCAAACCTGAAATATGTATTGAATTGGGAGAAGAGGCAGCAAGGAGGACAGTAAATAAGCTGAAAAGTATGTTAAGAAAAAATAAACTAAAAAACAGTTGGAAAAAATTAATAATTAAGCATTAG
- a CDS encoding thioesterase family protein → MIEVALEKGMKGVSQVVVKPENMAENFSKPMPPSFATPMLVSLMDNAAIEAVKKKLPAGYITVGSSISIKHLAPTPEGMTVTAEAELKDIFKNRLIFHVTAFDEIEKIGEGEVERYIIDLEKFSEKILIKKNAEEKPV, encoded by the coding sequence ATGATTGAAGTTGCTTTAGAAAAAGGAATGAAAGGAGTTTCTCAGGTTGTTGTAAAGCCTGAAAATATGGCGGAAAATTTTTCAAAACCCATGCCACCTTCTTTCGCTACTCCTATGTTAGTATCCCTCATGGATAATGCAGCAATAGAAGCCGTGAAGAAAAAATTGCCCGCAGGTTACATTACTGTTGGCAGCTCCATCAGTATAAAGCATTTAGCTCCTACACCTGAAGGTATGACAGTGACCGCTGAAGCTGAGCTAAAGGATATTTTTAAAAACAGGTTAATTTTCCATGTAACAGCCTTCGATGAGATAGAAAAAATTGGAGAAGGAGAAGTAGAAAGATACATTATCGATTTAGAAAAGTTTTCCGAAAAAATATTAATAAAAAAAAATGCTGAAGAGAAACCGGTTTGA
- the guaB gene encoding IMP dehydrogenase yields the protein MWKEKLIKEEGLTFDDVLLIPQNSKLIPRDIDLHTVLSKNIKLNIPLLSAAMDKVTESRLAIAIAREGGIGIIHKNMSIEEQAHEVDRVKRSESGIIVEPISLTEDKRVTDALELMERYHISGIPVVNKENQLVGILTNRDIRFLEDADIPIGDIMTREPLITGKAGTTLEEAKKILHQNRIEKLPLVDENYILKGLITIKDIEKVRQYPNACKDENGRLRVGAAVGVTTDTFERVEAMIKVHADVIAVDTAHADSQRVLDTIKKIKNKYSVELIGGNVATYEGAKRLIEAGVDAIKVGIGPGSICTTRVVTGVGVPQVYAIKECARACKESGIPLIADGGIRYSGDVCKALAVGANSVMIGSLFAGTEESPGEVVLYKGRSYKEYRGMGSVGAMKEGSKDRYFQENNENSKLVPEGIEGRVPYKGSVSSCVLQLMGGLRAGMSYCGSKTIKKLQEKSRLLKISNAGLREGHPHDIIITKEAPNYEME from the coding sequence ATGTGGAAAGAAAAATTAATAAAGGAAGAAGGCCTTACTTTCGATGATGTACTGTTAATTCCTCAAAATTCTAAACTTATTCCAAGAGATATAGATTTGCATACAGTTTTATCTAAAAACATAAAACTTAATATACCTTTGCTCAGCGCAGCAATGGATAAGGTTACTGAATCAAGATTAGCAATTGCCATTGCCAGAGAGGGAGGTATTGGCATTATTCATAAAAATATGAGTATTGAGGAACAGGCCCATGAAGTAGATAGGGTCAAAAGATCAGAAAGTGGTATAATTGTTGAGCCAATATCCCTGACTGAAGATAAACGAGTCACTGATGCTCTGGAGTTGATGGAGCGGTATCACATATCCGGGATCCCGGTTGTTAATAAAGAAAATCAATTGGTTGGTATTTTAACAAATAGAGATATACGTTTTTTAGAAGATGCGGATATACCAATTGGTGATATTATGACAAGAGAGCCTCTTATTACCGGTAAAGCAGGAACGACATTAGAAGAAGCTAAAAAGATATTACATCAAAATCGAATAGAGAAATTACCTTTAGTAGATGAGAATTATATTTTAAAGGGACTTATTACAATAAAAGATATTGAAAAAGTAAGACAATACCCCAATGCATGTAAGGATGAGAATGGACGTCTGAGGGTAGGAGCTGCTGTTGGAGTAACTACAGACACTTTTGAACGAGTGGAGGCAATGATAAAAGTGCATGCAGATGTAATTGCCGTTGATACTGCCCACGCAGATTCTCAAAGAGTGCTTGATACTATAAAAAAAATTAAAAACAAATATTCTGTGGAATTAATAGGTGGAAATGTAGCCACTTATGAAGGAGCAAAAAGACTAATTGAAGCCGGTGTTGATGCCATAAAGGTTGGGATAGGTCCGGGTTCTATCTGCACTACCAGGGTGGTAACCGGGGTTGGGGTTCCACAAGTATACGCAATAAAAGAGTGCGCACGTGCATGTAAAGAATCAGGTATTCCACTTATAGCTGACGGAGGTATTCGTTACTCAGGCGATGTATGTAAAGCTTTAGCTGTTGGAGCAAATTCTGTTATGATAGGAAGTCTTTTTGCAGGAACAGAAGAAAGCCCCGGAGAAGTTGTTCTTTATAAAGGGAGAAGCTATAAGGAATATAGGGGAATGGGTTCAGTAGGGGCAATGAAAGAAGGAAGCAAGGACCGGTATTTTCAAGAAAATAACGAAAACTCTAAATTAGTTCCAGAGGGTATTGAAGGTAGAGTTCCGTATAAGGGTTCAGTATCAAGCTGTGTACTTCAGCTTATGGGTGGGCTGAGAGCAGGTATGTCATATTGTGGTTCAAAAACTATAAAGAAGCTTCAAGAAAAAAGTCGTTTGCTGAAAATTTCAAACGCTGGTTTAAGGGAAGGACATCCTCATGATATTATTATCACTAAAGAAGCACCAAATTATGAGATGGAATAG
- a CDS encoding type III pantothenate kinase, which translates to MLLLIDVGNTHTNFGIYKDEELCGHWRIATDFKKTEDELAVLFISLMNEKKIEYKQISAVVISCVVPPLIWILTKMSRVYFNIKPILVNSGINLNMKIRTDYPEEVGADRIVNAVAVCNLYHTPAIIIDYGTATTFCAVDKEKNYIGGAIAPGLELSSNALFEKTAKLPEVELIRPGQAIGKNTIQAIQSGIFLGHIGLTEEIISRFKAEIKGNPQVIATGGLSKLIGNNCSTIDIVDPLLTLKGLKIIYHLNS; encoded by the coding sequence ATGTTATTACTAATTGATGTCGGTAACACTCATACAAATTTTGGAATATATAAAGATGAAGAATTATGCGGACATTGGCGTATTGCTACTGATTTTAAAAAAACCGAAGATGAACTTGCTGTATTATTTATTAGCTTAATGAATGAGAAAAAAATAGAATATAAGCAAATTAGTGCAGTGGTAATATCATGTGTTGTTCCACCATTAATATGGATTTTGACAAAAATGTCCAGGGTTTATTTTAATATAAAGCCTATTTTGGTAAATTCTGGAATAAATCTCAATATGAAAATAAGAACAGATTATCCTGAAGAAGTTGGCGCTGACAGGATTGTAAATGCTGTTGCGGTTTGTAATTTGTATCATACCCCGGCTATTATTATTGATTATGGGACTGCTACAACATTTTGTGCTGTCGATAAAGAGAAAAATTATATTGGAGGAGCAATAGCACCTGGTTTAGAATTATCCAGTAATGCCTTGTTTGAAAAAACAGCTAAATTGCCGGAGGTCGAACTAATAAGACCGGGTCAGGCTATAGGTAAAAATACCATACAAGCCATTCAATCTGGTATATTCTTAGGGCATATTGGCCTGACAGAAGAAATTATTTCTCGGTTTAAAGCTGAAATAAAAGGAAATCCTCAGGTCATAGCTACCGGTGGATTGTCAAAATTAATTGGAAATAATTGTAGCACAATTGATATAGTTGATCCGCTTTTAACGCTCAAAGGATTAAAAATTATTTATCATCTAAATTCTTAG
- a CDS encoding sigma-54 dependent transcriptional regulator has protein sequence MNKVLVVDDEENIRLMLKRVLSQEKYEVEEAENGLAAIQKISQEKFNALLLDLKMPKMSGLQVINRIKELEINIPIIMMSAYGTIPEAVNAMKLGAFDYLVKPFDLDELKITLKRIIQQNTIKNENLYYREEEDKRFNFKEIIGQSAAIEKVLKMIKKVAPMPTTVLLTGESGTGKELVARAIHKNSTRKDKPFVVANCVALSSNILESELFGHEKGAFTGANSRRIGRFEISDGGTIFLDEIGEVSLFTQAKLLRAVQEKEFERVGSSTTIKVDTRIVAATNKDLQKEVAKQQFRDDLFYRLNVFQINIPPLKERKEDIPLLVNHFIKKYNQILNKRIDCISKDALSYLMDYSFPGNIRELENIIERSMIMCSKNVIEKGLIDFLDKSSINQKSGTLKDMEKEMIKKYLVENNGNKTKTAIALGISRRSLQSKIKEYKFDLLDK, from the coding sequence ATGAATAAAGTATTAGTAGTTGATGATGAAGAAAATATCCGGCTGATGCTGAAAAGAGTGTTATCTCAAGAAAAATATGAAGTCGAAGAAGCCGAAAATGGATTAGCCGCAATTCAAAAAATAAGCCAGGAAAAATTTAATGCCTTATTATTGGATCTAAAAATGCCAAAAATGAGTGGACTGCAGGTTATTAATAGAATTAAGGAACTGGAAATAAATATTCCTATTATTATGATGTCTGCTTATGGCACTATCCCTGAAGCAGTTAATGCGATGAAATTAGGAGCTTTTGATTACCTGGTGAAACCATTTGATCTGGATGAGTTAAAAATTACATTAAAAAGAATAATTCAGCAGAATACAATAAAAAATGAAAACCTTTATTACCGCGAAGAAGAAGATAAAAGGTTCAATTTCAAAGAAATTATTGGCCAAAGCGCAGCAATAGAGAAAGTTTTAAAAATGATAAAAAAGGTAGCACCAATGCCCACAACGGTTTTGTTAACCGGAGAGAGTGGTACGGGAAAGGAATTAGTAGCCAGAGCTATTCACAAAAACAGTACCAGAAAAGATAAGCCATTTGTAGTGGCTAATTGTGTAGCTTTATCTTCAAACATCCTTGAAAGTGAATTGTTTGGACATGAAAAAGGAGCCTTTACTGGAGCTAACTCGAGAAGGATTGGCCGGTTTGAAATTTCTGATGGAGGAACAATTTTCCTTGATGAAATTGGGGAGGTAAGCCTGTTTACCCAGGCAAAATTATTGAGAGCAGTACAGGAAAAGGAGTTTGAAAGAGTCGGAAGCTCAACCACTATAAAAGTTGACACAAGGATTGTTGCTGCTACCAATAAAGATTTGCAAAAAGAAGTTGCAAAACAGCAATTTCGTGATGATCTTTTTTATCGTCTTAATGTTTTTCAAATAAATATTCCACCTCTAAAAGAGAGAAAAGAAGACATTCCTTTGTTGGTTAATCATTTCATTAAAAAATATAATCAGATTTTAAATAAGCGAATTGATTGTATTTCAAAAGATGCGCTATCTTATCTAATGGATTATTCTTTTCCCGGGAATATAAGAGAATTAGAAAATATAATTGAGAGATCCATGATTATGTGCAGCAAGAATGTTATAGAAAAAGGTTTAATAGACTTTCTAGACAAAAGCAGTATTAATCAAAAAAGTGGTACACTAAAGGATATGGAAAAAGAGATGATTAAAAAATATCTTGTTGAAAATAACGGGAACAAGACAAAGACTGCTATTGCCCTGGGAATTAGCAGAAGAAGTCTGCAATCAAAAATAAAAGAGTATAAGTTTGATTTATTAGACAAATAA
- a CDS encoding ATP-binding protein has translation MFKRKNRNLKEILTKDKIALIFILIFILVFILGYISNHELQREKNYLWELARVEGLNIAFSIQTLGSEFILDREILIEVLDLFQKEGISFIDIVDRNGNIRLSTNEARMNHNIEIEHPGSINYIQSIDAEKQRILQIIKPFDFDDRFSSDLFGYLFLRDKYLLIGINMEKNYARYDQIKQRVILNYFIILIVLLLGIYTIFRYQEGVIIKKTLENIKDYTSKLLETMDSGVISVDEYNIIKTFNKKSEQIFQVKREDVIGKKADKVLPLMIGNQSIYQLGLQEKKKIETEIELNKNNVKKVLEFNTSLLSEENDDYNGMVILVRDVSQIKALSEEINRNKRLASLGKLSSGIAHEIRNPLSSIRGLAQFLHQSFDDSDERKNDLNIILKEVDRLNLLVNNILDFSKNKRLILSNFSLNKLIEEIIYLIQLENNKKKINFQFVTNNNNYYVYGDRDKIKQAIMNVVLNSIQAINISGDIVIMISGINIKNKENIKITITDNGTGIEKEDLSHIFDPFFTNRDNGHGLGLSISYNIIEMHGGIIRVESEKNRGTKVDILLPIRSKEKNE, from the coding sequence ATGTTTAAAAGAAAAAACAGAAACTTAAAAGAGATTTTGACAAAGGATAAGATTGCCTTAATTTTTATTCTAATATTTATTCTTGTTTTTATTTTAGGATATATAAGTAATCATGAATTGCAGAGGGAAAAGAATTATTTATGGGAATTGGCTAGAGTTGAGGGTCTGAATATTGCTTTTTCAATACAGACTTTAGGTTCCGAATTTATCCTGGATAGAGAAATACTGATAGAAGTACTTGATTTATTCCAAAAAGAGGGGATTTCTTTTATAGATATAGTTGATAGAAATGGAAATATTCGATTAAGTACCAATGAGGCAAGAATGAACCATAATATTGAAATAGAACACCCGGGTAGTATTAATTATATTCAAAGTATTGATGCTGAAAAACAGAGAATATTACAGATAATAAAACCATTTGATTTTGATGACCGTTTTTCATCTGATTTATTTGGATATCTTTTTTTACGTGATAAATATTTACTGATTGGTATAAATATGGAGAAAAACTATGCTCGCTATGATCAGATAAAACAAAGAGTAATATTGAACTATTTTATAATCCTAATAGTTTTACTTTTAGGAATTTATACTATTTTCAGATATCAGGAAGGCGTTATTATAAAAAAGACTCTGGAAAATATTAAAGATTATACAAGTAAATTGTTGGAAACAATGGACAGCGGGGTAATATCAGTAGATGAATATAATATAATCAAAACATTCAATAAAAAAAGTGAACAGATATTTCAAGTAAAAAGGGAAGATGTGATTGGGAAAAAGGCAGACAAGGTATTGCCGTTAATGATAGGAAATCAATCTATTTATCAATTAGGATTGCAGGAAAAGAAAAAAATTGAAACAGAAATTGAACTTAATAAAAATAATGTAAAAAAAGTTTTAGAGTTTAACACTTCCTTGCTGTCTGAGGAAAATGATGACTATAACGGGATGGTCATCCTGGTACGTGATGTAAGTCAAATAAAAGCCTTATCAGAAGAGATAAACAGAAATAAAAGATTAGCATCTTTGGGAAAATTATCCAGTGGTATAGCACATGAAATAAGAAACCCGCTTAGTTCTATCAGGGGATTAGCTCAGTTTTTACATCAATCATTTGATGATTCGGATGAAAGAAAAAATGATTTAAATATTATACTGAAAGAGGTAGACAGGTTAAATCTTCTGGTTAATAATATCCTTGATTTTTCAAAAAATAAAAGATTAATTTTGAGCAATTTTTCATTAAATAAATTAATTGAAGAAATAATTTATTTAATACAACTTGAAAACAATAAAAAAAAGATAAATTTTCAATTTGTAACAAACAATAATAATTATTATGTATATGGAGATAGGGATAAAATTAAACAGGCAATAATGAATGTTGTCTTAAACTCAATTCAAGCAATAAATATAAGTGGTGACATAGTTATTATGATATCCGGGATTAATATTAAAAACAAAGAAAATATAAAAATTACTATTACTGACAATGGTACAGGTATTGAGAAAGAAGATTTGTCGCATATTTTTGATCCATTTTTTACTAATCGTGATAATGGTCATGGATTGGGCCTCTCAATATCCTATAATATTATTGAAATGCATGGAGGTATTATAAGGGTAGAATCAGAAAAAAATAGGGGCACTAAAGTGGATATATTACTTCCAATAAGGAGTAAAGAAAAAAATGAATAA
- a CDS encoding Do family serine endopeptidase has protein sequence MLEKNTLKKHRNILLSLFFLLIFLLSVSNIITAQEKVSGLKALSDDIAQIAETVGPAVVNIDVVRYVETSPFGDRFSDPFFDRFFEQFEEYRRRIPQKGAGSGFIVDNDGHILTNEHVVHNAEEINVTLSDGREFIGEVIGSDITSDMAIVKIEADDQLPFAKLGDSESLRVGEIVIAIGNPYGLEKTVTMGVVSAKGRDISAGSGGQEYRNLIQTDTAINPGNSGGPLLNTEGEVVGINTAIIPYAQGIGFAIPVNVAKRNLDDLINLGKVRRSWLGVYIQEVTEEIARQFNLEKAEGVLVGDVIAESPAEKAGVTRGDVIVSVNDVEVNTPQELQDTIRSLEIGDKAELRVKRNGQESLFTVDIAEMPSDDIVETKEKTFSEQTGLRVEELTPEIARDAGLSQSKGLIVTDVIPGSSADEIGLRPGDIILEANRKEVSSIVQWEEIIRELETGNTLLLLIYRDGHTYFAPIKIEELE, from the coding sequence ATGTTAGAAAAAAATACATTAAAGAAACATAGAAATATTTTGTTATCACTATTTTTTCTATTGATATTTCTGTTAAGTGTGTCGAATATAATTACTGCTCAGGAAAAGGTATCAGGGCTGAAGGCCTTGAGTGATGATATTGCACAAATAGCTGAAACGGTTGGACCTGCAGTTGTTAATATTGATGTAGTACGATATGTAGAGACATCGCCTTTTGGTGATAGATTCAGTGATCCATTTTTTGACAGATTCTTTGAACAGTTTGAAGAATATAGGAGAAGAATTCCGCAAAAAGGTGCAGGCTCAGGATTTATTGTGGATAATGATGGACATATCCTGACAAACGAACACGTAGTCCATAATGCTGAAGAAATAAATGTAACTTTATCAGATGGTCGGGAATTTATTGGAGAGGTAATCGGATCTGATATTACAAGTGATATGGCTATAGTAAAAATTGAAGCAGATGACCAACTGCCTTTTGCGAAATTAGGTGATTCTGAATCACTGAGAGTAGGAGAAATTGTTATTGCTATCGGTAACCCTTATGGCCTGGAAAAGACTGTTACAATGGGGGTAGTAAGTGCAAAAGGAAGAGATATTAGCGCAGGTTCGGGAGGTCAGGAATACCGGAATCTCATACAGACAGACACTGCCATTAATCCCGGTAACAGTGGTGGACCCCTACTTAACACAGAAGGGGAGGTGGTTGGGATTAATACGGCAATTATCCCTTATGCCCAAGGCATTGGGTTTGCCATTCCTGTAAATGTTGCTAAGCGTAACCTTGATGACTTGATTAATTTAGGAAAAGTAAGAAGATCCTGGTTAGGTGTTTATATACAGGAAGTTACAGAGGAAATTGCCAGACAATTTAATCTGGAAAAAGCTGAAGGTGTATTGGTAGGTGATGTGATTGCCGAAAGTCCTGCCGAGAAAGCCGGAGTTACCCGAGGTGATGTTATTGTATCTGTTAATGATGTAGAAGTTAACACACCACAAGAGTTACAGGATACAATTAGATCTTTAGAGATTGGAGATAAAGCAGAATTAAGGGTAAAGAGAAATGGCCAGGAATCATTGTTCACAGTTGATATAGCAGAAATGCCTTCAGATGATATAGTGGAAACAAAAGAAAAAACATTTTCAGAGCAAACAGGGTTAAGGGTTGAGGAGCTAACCCCGGAAATTGCCAGAGATGCAGGATTATCACAATCCAAAGGTCTTATTGTTACCGATGTCATACCTGGAAGCTCAGCAGATGAGATAGGATTAAGACCTGGTGATATTATTTTGGAGGCTAATAGAAAAGAGGTGTCATCTATTGTTCAGTGGGAAGAGATAATAAGAGAATTAGAAACAGGAAATACGCTTCTCTTGCTTATTTATAGAGATGGACACACCTATTTTGCTCCTATTAAAATAGAGGAATTAGAATAA
- a CDS encoding DUF2148 domain-containing protein: MQNEPGNFNTEIIIRNAVELMGLSARTAPKTAGKDFVEIKALYGEEVKQLGEEMKNYGVENNKSNFDRDGENVKKSSAVLLIGLKNAKTAGLNCGACGFDNCADCQEHAGPEYDGPQCAFRILDMGIAIGSAAKMAGILSIDNRIMYRAGVVAKKMGLINASFVMGIPFSATGKNIYFDR; encoded by the coding sequence ATGCAAAATGAACCAGGGAATTTCAATACAGAAATTATAATCAGAAATGCGGTAGAATTAATGGGGTTATCTGCCAGGACAGCACCAAAAACTGCCGGAAAAGATTTTGTAGAAATAAAAGCCTTATATGGGGAAGAGGTAAAACAATTAGGCGAGGAAATGAAAAATTATGGTGTAGAGAACAATAAAAGTAATTTTGACCGTGATGGTGAAAATGTAAAAAAATCTTCTGCAGTACTGCTGATAGGCTTAAAGAATGCAAAGACTGCGGGTCTTAATTGTGGAGCCTGTGGATTTGATAATTGTGCAGATTGCCAGGAACATGCTGGTCCGGAATATGATGGGCCTCAGTGTGCTTTTCGTATTCTTGATATGGGCATTGCCATTGGTTCAGCTGCCAAAATGGCAGGAATATTGAGCATAGATAATAGAATAATGTACCGTGCTGGTGTAGTAGCAAAAAAGATGGGGTTGATTAATGCCAGTTTCGTTATGGGTATACCTTTTTCAGCAACGGGTAAAAATATTTATTTTGACAGGTAA
- a CDS encoding 7-cyano-7-deazaguanine synthase, whose product MSDIICTIDQIISEIRNKVGNKRVIIAFSGGMDSTVVLHLAKYALKREQVIAVNIDFGNYTYRKARENVKKIAGDLQIRLFTISGQYQQIKIMAGGPDCNLCTKRIKLGLIKNSFKNNLILTGSNQSDSWGKYGYAYYDGYFAPLFYCTKNEIKNIADYLNIKIHRIGENKKREGCKLKHLLKPLVNFNYHGVAVDIANEMLLEKLSKSGIDADKANVKIVGTLNKNIALVNIYPLPDSKWLEEIRIQIANIKEIEECHIVDSPLELIIKANKGQFNNLRSRFWIENGRLKPDFAFPVKIKWLLTSNRKLKTFQVVDYNIID is encoded by the coding sequence ATGTCTGATATAATATGTACAATTGACCAAATAATTAGTGAAATTAGAAATAAAGTCGGAAATAAACGAGTAATCATAGCATTTTCCGGTGGAATGGATAGCACAGTAGTACTGCATTTGGCGAAGTATGCTTTAAAAAGAGAACAGGTAATCGCCGTAAATATTGACTTTGGAAATTATACGTATCGGAAAGCAAGAGAAAATGTGAAAAAAATTGCCGGGGATTTACAGATTAGGTTGTTCACCATTTCCGGACAATACCAGCAAATAAAAATAATGGCTGGTGGACCTGATTGTAATTTATGCACTAAGAGGATTAAACTTGGATTGATAAAAAATAGTTTTAAAAACAATCTTATCTTAACAGGCTCTAACCAAAGCGACAGTTGGGGTAAATATGGATATGCCTATTATGACGGGTATTTTGCCCCCTTATTTTATTGTACAAAAAATGAAATAAAAAATATTGCTGATTATCTGAATATTAAAATTCACAGAATAGGGGAAAATAAAAAAAGAGAAGGATGCAAATTAAAACATTTGCTTAAACCACTGGTTAATTTTAATTATCATGGAGTAGCGGTTGACATTGCAAATGAAATGCTATTAGAGAAGCTCTCAAAATCCGGGATTGATGCTGACAAGGCAAATGTAAAAATAGTTGGTACTTTGAATAAAAACATTGCCCTGGTTAATATTTATCCATTACCTGATTCTAAATGGCTGGAAGAAATCAGAATACAAATAGCAAATATAAAGGAAATTGAAGAATGTCATATTGTCGATAGTCCCTTGGAATTAATTATAAAAGCAAATAAAGGTCAGTTTAATAACCTCAGATCAAGGTTTTGGATTGAAAATGGTAGACTTAAGCCTGATTTTGCTTTCCCTGTTAAAATAAAATGGCTGTTGACTAGTAATAGAAAGTTGAAAACCTTTCAAGTAGTAGACTATAATATAATAGATTAA